A DNA window from Mesorhizobium sp. C432A contains the following coding sequences:
- a CDS encoding ABC transporter ATP-binding protein has protein sequence MTRFRIDLRASAFRSVLGFTLSHWRRQPWRLSLIMGSFLLSTLADVLTPLYSGRLVDAVASSALADDVAWNAAMAAFFALIALALTGVVLRNLAFMGIVELTLKMMADIAADSFYRVQRFSTDWHANSFAGSTVRKVTRGMWALDLLNDTILIALLPSVAMLVGSTLLLGWFWPLMGLVVAVGSVLFITVTALLSLGYVAPAARLANSWDTRLGGSLADAVSCNAVVKGFGAETREETRLAKVVAKWRARTSRTWVRGTINGTTQGAMLLVLRTAVIGLSLMLWAWGQASAGDVAFVLTSFFVLQGYLRDIGTHIRNLQRSVNDMEELVDFQSQPLGIEDRPGAKPIRITHGHIAFDNVTFHYGSHRLPLYRGFSVEIAAGERVGLVGHSGSGKTTFVKLIQRLYDVSGGRILIDGQDISQVAQASLRAQIAIVQQEPILFHRSLAENIAYARPDATQAEIEHAAKLASAHDFITGLPKGYGTLVGERGVKLSGGERQRVAVARAFLADARILILDEATSSLDSESEVLIQQAMERLMVGRTTLVIAHRLSTVRALDRLLVFDRGKIVEEGSHDELIRLKGGIYRRLFERQALELTKGLVI, from the coding sequence ATGACTCGTTTTCGAATCGATCTGCGTGCAAGCGCCTTTCGCAGCGTTCTTGGCTTCACGCTCAGCCACTGGCGGCGCCAGCCGTGGCGGCTTTCGCTGATCATGGGCAGCTTCCTGCTGTCGACCCTGGCCGACGTCTTGACGCCGCTCTATTCCGGCCGGCTGGTCGACGCCGTCGCCAGCAGTGCGTTGGCTGACGATGTCGCGTGGAATGCGGCAATGGCGGCGTTCTTCGCGCTCATCGCTTTGGCGCTGACCGGCGTGGTGCTGCGCAACCTGGCTTTCATGGGCATTGTCGAGCTGACGCTGAAGATGATGGCCGACATCGCCGCCGACTCGTTCTATCGCGTGCAGCGCTTCTCAACCGACTGGCACGCCAACAGCTTTGCCGGATCGACGGTGCGCAAGGTCACGCGCGGCATGTGGGCTCTCGACCTGCTCAATGACACCATCCTGATTGCGTTGTTGCCATCGGTCGCCATGCTGGTCGGCTCGACGTTGCTGCTCGGCTGGTTCTGGCCGCTGATGGGGCTGGTCGTGGCAGTCGGCTCGGTGCTGTTCATCACGGTGACGGCGCTGCTGTCGCTCGGCTATGTCGCGCCCGCGGCACGGCTCGCCAACAGCTGGGATACGCGGCTTGGCGGCTCGCTTGCCGATGCGGTGAGCTGCAATGCCGTGGTCAAGGGTTTCGGCGCCGAGACGCGCGAGGAAACGCGTCTTGCCAAGGTCGTCGCCAAATGGCGCGCGCGGACCAGCCGCACTTGGGTGCGCGGCACCATCAACGGCACGACGCAAGGCGCCATGCTGCTGGTGCTGCGGACGGCAGTGATCGGCCTGTCGCTGATGCTGTGGGCCTGGGGCCAGGCAAGTGCGGGCGATGTCGCCTTCGTGCTGACCTCGTTCTTCGTGCTGCAGGGCTACCTCAGGGACATCGGCACGCATATCCGCAATTTGCAGCGTTCGGTCAACGATATGGAGGAACTGGTCGATTTCCAGTCGCAACCGCTCGGCATCGAGGACCGGCCCGGCGCCAAGCCGATCCGGATCACTCATGGCCACATCGCCTTCGATAACGTCACCTTCCACTATGGCAGCCATCGCCTGCCGCTCTACCGCGGCTTTTCGGTGGAGATAGCGGCGGGCGAGCGGGTCGGACTGGTCGGTCATTCCGGCTCGGGCAAGACGACCTTCGTGAAGCTGATCCAGCGTCTCTATGATGTCAGCGGCGGCAGGATCCTGATCGATGGCCAAGACATCTCCCAGGTTGCACAGGCGTCGCTGCGCGCGCAGATTGCCATCGTCCAGCAGGAGCCCATCCTGTTCCACCGCTCGCTGGCGGAAAACATCGCCTATGCCCGTCCGGACGCCACGCAGGCCGAGATCGAGCATGCCGCCAAGCTCGCCAGCGCGCACGACTTCATCACCGGCCTGCCGAAGGGCTACGGCACGCTGGTCGGTGAACGCGGCGTGAAACTGTCGGGCGGCGAGCGCCAGCGGGTGGCGGTCGCACGCGCCTTCCTGGCGGATGCGCGCATCCTGATCCTGGACGAGGCGACATCGAGCCTCGATTCGGAATCGGAAGTGCTGATCCAGCAGGCGATGGAGCGGCTGATGGTCGGCCGCACGACGCTGGTCATCGCGCACCGTCTGTCGACGGTGCGGGCGCTGGACAGGCTGCTCGTGTTCGACCGTGGCAAGATCGTCGAGGAAGGCTCGCATGACGAGCTGATCCGGCTGAAGGGCGGCATCTACCGCCGCCTGTTCGAGCGGCAGGCGCTGGAACTGACCAAGGGCCTGGTGATCTGA
- a CDS encoding GNAT family N-acetyltransferase, producing the protein MPDCEISFDMSRIDFRATSDLLMASYWGAGRSDEFHRRAFANSFCTAAYIDGNQVGFGRAITDRTVFAYLADIIIWPQHRGQGIGLQLVQALIDHPELSTVSHWSLSTSDAHGLYEKLGFKASTDGRYMRLDRNPE; encoded by the coding sequence ATGCCCGACTGTGAAATCAGCTTCGACATGTCACGGATCGATTTCCGGGCGACCTCCGATCTGTTGATGGCGAGTTATTGGGGCGCCGGCCGCAGCGATGAGTTTCATCGCCGCGCCTTTGCCAACTCGTTCTGCACCGCGGCCTATATCGACGGGAACCAAGTCGGTTTTGGCCGGGCCATCACCGACCGTACGGTGTTTGCCTATCTCGCCGACATCATCATCTGGCCGCAGCATCGCGGCCAAGGCATTGGCTTGCAACTGGTGCAGGCGCTCATCGACCACCCTGAACTCAGCACGGTCTCGCACTGGAGCCTGTCGACCAGTGACGCGCATGGCCTTTATGAGAAGCTGGGCTTCAAGGCATCAACCGACGGCCGCTACATGCGCCTCGATCGCAACCCGGAATGA